AAGTCGCTCGGCTATGAGGCATTCAGGGACGAGGCACGAGAGATACAAGCGGTTTGCCGGGAAAATAATATCCCCTTCATCGTGAATGACAATGTGAGATTAGCGCGGGAAATTTCTGCTGACGGAATCCACGTAGGCCAGGACGATATGAGCGCGGTTAATGTCCGTGAGATTGTCGGGCCGGGGATGATTCTGGGAGTCTCCGTGCGTACTGCTGACGAGGCAATAGAGGCTGAGAAAAACGGCGCGGACTATCTCGGAGCGGGGGCGGTCTTTCACACCGGCTCAAAGTCTGACGCTGTAGACATCTCACACACGGCACTGCGGGAAATCTGCGAGTCCGTGAAAATTCCTGTCGTCGCTATCGGCGGAATAAGCGCGGGGAATATTCACCTTCTCGCCGGGAGCGGCATTGAGGGAGTCGCGGTGATAAGCGCAATTTTCGCGCAGAATGATATACAGTCGGCTTCACGTGAGCTTCTAGCATTGTCGGAAAAATATTTTGCCCATGAATCTTAGGGGTGCGATATTTGACGCTGACGGGACATTGCTGGACTCCATGCACATTTGGCGGGAGCTGGG
This is a stretch of genomic DNA from Synergistaceae bacterium. It encodes these proteins:
- the thiE gene encoding thiamine phosphate synthase, whose protein sequence is MRLSAESLRLYAVTDRTWLNGRTLSDCVRETIAGGATMIQIREKSLGYEAFRDEAREIQAVCRENNIPFIVNDNVRLAREISADGIHVGQDDMSAVNVREIVGPGMILGVSVRTADEAIEAEKNGADYLGAGAVFHTGSKSDAVDISHTALREICESVKIPVVAIGGISAGNIHLLAGSGIEGVAVISAIFAQNDIQSASRELLALSEKYFAHES